Proteins found in one Flavobacterium channae genomic segment:
- a CDS encoding tyrosine-protein phosphatase, producing the protein MLSLFKSKPKLAELIPSGYVDIHSHVLPGIDDGAQNIADTEFLLKEMKQLGFSKVITTPHTMKNVWDNTTDSIRNTHVLVQKELPELSKKVALECASEYFLDENLMQLAQQESLLTLKDNVILIEMSYLNAPIQLYDFLFELQLKGYQLVLAHPERYNYFHSNKKEFAKLKKAGCLFQLNLLATVGYYGKNVAETADYLLKEDLYDFVGSDIHHKNHVAAFQNKVIIKNHKTLEETMTKNVFFK; encoded by the coding sequence ATGTTATCCCTTTTCAAATCGAAACCTAAATTAGCCGAATTAATTCCTTCTGGATATGTGGATATTCATTCTCATGTCTTACCAGGAATAGATGATGGCGCCCAAAATATAGCGGATACGGAATTTCTTTTAAAAGAGATGAAACAATTGGGTTTTTCAAAAGTGATTACAACACCTCATACGATGAAAAATGTATGGGATAACACCACCGATTCAATAAGAAATACACATGTGTTAGTTCAAAAAGAATTACCTGAACTTTCTAAAAAAGTAGCACTTGAATGTGCCTCTGAATATTTTTTGGATGAAAATTTAATGCAATTAGCACAACAAGAAAGTCTGCTAACACTAAAAGACAATGTTATTCTAATTGAAATGTCGTATTTGAACGCGCCCATTCAATTATATGATTTTCTTTTTGAGTTGCAACTTAAAGGCTACCAATTGGTTTTAGCACATCCAGAGCGTTACAATTACTTTCATTCCAACAAAAAAGAATTTGCAAAACTAAAAAAAGCAGGGTGCTTATTTCAGTTAAACTTATTAGCTACCGTTGGGTATTATGGAAAAAATGTTGCTGAAACTGCCGATTATCTCTTAAAAGAAGACTTGTATGATTTTGTAGGTTCTGATATTCATCATAAAAATCACGTAGCAGCTTTCCAAAATAAGGTGATAATAAAAAATCACAAAACCTTAGAGGAAACCATGACTAAAAATGTGTTTTTTAAATAA
- a CDS encoding tyrosine-protein phosphatase, protein MLSLFKSKPKLAELIPSGYVDIHSHVLPGIDDGAQNIADTEFLLKEMKQLGFSKVITTPHTMKNVWDNTTDSIRNTHVLVQKELPELSKKVALNCASEYFLDENLMQLAQQESLLTLKDNVILIEMSYLNAPIQLYDFLFELQLKGYQLVLAHPERYNYFHSNKKEFAKLKKAGCLFQLNLLATVGYYGKNVAETADYLLKEDLYDFVGSDIHHKNHVAAFQNKVIIKNHKTLEETMTKNVFFK, encoded by the coding sequence ATGTTATCCCTTTTCAAATCGAAACCTAAATTAGCCGAATTAATTCCTTCTGGATATGTGGATATTCATTCTCATGTCTTACCAGGAATAGATGATGGCGCGCAAAATATAGCGGATACGGAATTTCTTTTAAAAGAGATGAAACAATTGGGTTTTTCAAAAGTGATTACAACACCTCATACCATGAAAAACGTATGGGATAACACCACCGATTCAATAAGAAATACACATGTGTTAGTTCAAAAGGAATTACCTGAACTTTCTAAGAAAGTAGCACTTAATTGTGCTTCTGAATATTTTTTAGATGAAAATTTAATGCAATTAGCACAACAAGAAAGTCTGCTAACACTAAAAGACAATGTTATTCTAATTGAAATGTCGTATTTGAACGCACCTATTCAGTTATATGATTTTCTTTTTGAGTTGCAACTTAAAGGCTACCAATTGGTTTTAGCACATCCAGAGCGGTACAATTACTTTCATTCCAACAAAAAAGAATTTGCAAAACTAAAAAAAGCAGGGTGCTTATTTCAGTTAAACTTATTAGCTACCGTAGGGTATTATGGAAAAAATGTCGCCGAAACTGCCGATTATCTCTTAAAAGAAGACTTGTATGATTTTGTGGGTTCTGATATTCATCATAAAAATCACGTAGCAGCTTTCCAAAATAAGGTGATTATAAAAAATCACAAAACCTTAGAGGAAACCATGACTAAAAATGTGTTTTTTAAATAA